ACGCTCAACCAACTCAATAAAATCGCTTGAAGGATAGCGAGCTAATGCAGATTTAACAAAATGCGGATTGCCACAAATAAACTGCTGGGGCTCAACCTTTTGGTTGGTAAAGTTACAACGTCCGCCACCACTGATAAGAATTTTTTTGCCAGCTTGTTTGGCATTGTCCAGCACCAATACATCACGACCTCGATAGCCCGCGGTTGCAGCACACATTAATCCTGCCGCGCCGGCGCCGATAATAATTACGTCATGATGTTTCACGTTTTACTCCACACTTTAAATGGGTTGTTTTGTATTTAATTGATAAAGATTAAATGCAAAAAAGGATGCTATTTTAGCATCCTTTTTGGTATCTACTCACGGTTAACTTAGCCGCTCTGTTGCACTATTTTTTCAGTGTTTCAGATTTTTTCTCACGGCTGAGTAACTCTTTCGCTGCTTCAACCGGTGATTTACCTTGGTATAATACTTGGTAAATTTGCTCGGTAATCGGCATTTCTACCCCTAAACGTTTAGCCAAGGTAAACACTTCTTTGGTATTACGGTAACCTTCGACAACTTGTCCGATTTCTTCTTGGGCGGTGATCACGTCTTTGCCTTGACCTAAAGCCAAGCCAAATCGACGATTACGCGACTGATTATCGGTACAGGTTAATACCAAGTCACCTAAACCTGCCATCCCCATAAAGGTTGATGCATCGGCGCCGATAGCTTCACCTAAACGGCTCAGTTCAACTAAACCACGGGTGATGAGTGCGGTGCGTGCATTTGCACCAAAGCCAATTCCGTCGGACATACCGGCACCAATGGCAATCACGTTTTTAACCGCGCCGCCTAATTGTATGCCGATAAAGTCGTCATTTGCGTATACACGCAAGCGTTTTGGGCTATGAAGCAATTCGACTAAGTCATGGGTAAACTGTGGGCAAGTACCCGCAACTGAAATAGCGGTAGGTAAACCCGCTGCTAACTCTTTAGCAAACGTAGGGCCAGACAACACTGCGAGTGGATAATGTTCACCTAATTGTTCACGGGCAACATCTTGCAATAAACGACCGGTTTCGGGTTCTAGCCCTTTGGTCGCCCACACAATCCGCGCATCTTTACGCAACAATGGTTTGGCTTGTTTGAGTACATCACCAAACACATGACTTGGCACAACGACTAAGATATTTTTGCTTGCCGCGAGTGCTTTGCCTAAATCAGCTTCGATTGCTAAACAATCAGGAAACTGAATACCAGGCAAAAAACGCTCGTTACAGCGACTGTCAGCTAATATTTGCATGCTTTTAGGATCGTGACCCCAAAGCAATGTCTTATGGCCGTTGCTGGCTAAAGAAATAGCAAGGGCGGTGCCATAAGACCCCGCCCCTAATACCGTAATTTCGGTAGCGTTATTCATAAATTATGCAGTTGCTTC
This region of Shewanella livingstonensis genomic DNA includes:
- the gpsA gene encoding NAD(P)H-dependent glycerol-3-phosphate dehydrogenase produces the protein MNNATEITVLGAGSYGTALAISLASNGHKTLLWGHDPKSMQILADSRCNERFLPGIQFPDCLAIEADLGKALAASKNILVVVPSHVFGDVLKQAKPLLRKDARIVWATKGLEPETGRLLQDVAREQLGEHYPLAVLSGPTFAKELAAGLPTAISVAGTCPQFTHDLVELLHSPKRLRVYANDDFIGIQLGGAVKNVIAIGAGMSDGIGFGANARTALITRGLVELSRLGEAIGADASTFMGMAGLGDLVLTCTDNQSRNRRFGLALGQGKDVITAQEEIGQVVEGYRNTKEVFTLAKRLGVEMPITEQIYQVLYQGKSPVEAAKELLSREKKSETLKK